The Sandaracinaceae bacterium genomic interval GTGCGCGCGAGCCACCTCGCCGAGCAGGTGGACGCGCTGCTGGCCGAAACCGGCGCGGAGCGAGTCAATCTCGTGTGCTTTTCTCAGGGTGGTGTCGACTGCCGCTACCTCGTGAGCCCGAACGGGCTCGACTACGGAGGCCGTGTCGCCAGCGTCACCACCATCTCGTCGCCTCATCGCGGGACCTATGTGGCCGACGCGGCCGTCGCCGCCCTCCCGGACGCGGACAGCGCGGTCGGGGGCGTCGTCGATCTCCTGGCGAGCTGGTACGGCGGCACCTTCAGTGAGCTGGCGGAGGACAGTCACTTCATCGACGCGATGACCTCGATGTCCGAGGCCTCGATGGTGCGCTTCAACGAGGAGATCCTCGACCACCCCGACGTCTACTATCAGTCGTGGGCCGGCTTCTCCTACGTCGGCGGCTTCCGCAACCCGCGCGACACGATCGACGAGGTGTGTCGCGACCAGGACGGCGTCCTGCAGATCCTCTGGCACGAGGGCAAGCGCGACATCATGGACCCGCTGCTCGTCGGCGGCGCGTTGTTCACGGCGCACGGCACGGAGCTGCGTCCCAACGACGGCGTGTCGACGGTCGAGAGCGCCCACTGGGGCGTCTTCCGCGGCTGCATCCCCGCCGACCACCTCGACCAGGTCGGGCAGATCCGGGATCGCACCCCGAACCGGCGCACCGGCTTCGACTACCTCCGCTTCTACCGCAACATCGCCTACGACCTCTCCGAGCGGGGTTTCTAGCATCCAGGCTTCCCCGACGACCGCCCCCAGTGTCAGGCCACGGTGTTGGTGGGCTACGCGGATGGCTCGGCCCCGACTCCCGAAGACGCCGGCTGACGCCGGGGTGCTATGACGAACTTCATGCGACGGACCGGAACCCCGTGCTGGCTCGACCTGCAGACCGACGTGGAGCGCGCGAAGGCGTTCTACGGCGCCGCGCTCGGCTGGACCTTCACCCCGATCGGCCCCGAGTTCGGCGAGTGGTGCATCGCCCGCGTCGACGGCGAGGCGGTGGCCGGCGTCGGCCCGGGTGAGCCGCGCCCCTGGCAGGTCTTCCTGCACACCGACGACATCGGCGAGACCTGCATGGCGGCGCGCGCGGCGGGCGGGACCGTCACCGTCGTGCCGGGCGACGTGGGTGAGCTCGGGCGCGCGGCGCAGCTCCGCGACCCGGGCGGCGCCATCGTCGGCCTCTGGCAGCCCGGCACCCACACGGGCTTCGGCGTGACCGAGGCGCCC includes:
- a CDS encoding alpha/beta fold hydrolase encodes the protein MDWNHAPADITAPTLAGGGHAGGRPTLLLRASLSVGLLGASLLVGGCASTASEPTRCELAAREIEACVATTVETPFSAECNTEEAQRAGALLDQLERAGCDGPAGGKADGFFCGFWDPLGWCDPPLAALGPEPEGEPTAFPILLAHGFNTSTTNFWRFNDVDVALAEDGHEVVLGSVPPFDGPEVRASHLAEQVDALLAETGAERVNLVCFSQGGVDCRYLVSPNGLDYGGRVASVTTISSPHRGTYVADAAVAALPDADSAVGGVVDLLASWYGGTFSELAEDSHFIDAMTSMSEASMVRFNEEILDHPDVYYQSWAGFSYVGGFRNPRDTIDEVCRDQDGVLQILWHEGKRDIMDPLLVGGALFTAHGTELRPNDGVSTVESAHWGVFRGCIPADHLDQVGQIRDRTPNRRTGFDYLRFYRNIAYDLSERGF
- a CDS encoding VOC family protein; translated protein: MRRTGTPCWLDLQTDVERAKAFYGAALGWTFTPIGPEFGEWCIARVDGEAVAGVGPGEPRPWQVFLHTDDIGETCMAARAAGGTVTVVPGDVGELGRAAQLRDPGGAIVGLWQPGTHTGFGVTEAPGAPAWFEVNTREGEAVRDFFAGLFDLSAETMTEMVYHTLHADGRPCYGVLQMTDAWEGIDPVWTAYFAVADADATLERVKAAGGAVLYGPFDTPFGRVAVCKDPMDTVFSTIQLP